A stretch of the Desulforamulus ferrireducens genome encodes the following:
- the tnpB gene encoding IS66 family insertion sequence element accessory protein TnpB (TnpB, as the term is used for proteins encoded by IS66 family insertion elements, is considered an accessory protein, since TnpC, encoded by a neighboring gene, is a DDE family transposase.) — protein MLSLAGKRVFLACGHTDMRKSINGLAAIVEGSFKLDPCDGALFVFCNRSRDRIKILEWDGDGFWLHFKRLEKGHFRWPTSGEEQTLVLTGEELSILLGGTRVALKLRREELLGKRIT, from the coding sequence ATGCTAAGCCTGGCCGGAAAACGGGTATTTCTCGCCTGCGGTCACACAGATATGCGGAAAAGCATCAACGGGCTTGCGGCCATTGTGGAAGGGAGTTTCAAACTTGACCCATGTGACGGGGCACTGTTCGTATTCTGCAACAGAAGCCGCGACCGCATAAAAATATTGGAATGGGATGGCGACGGGTTCTGGCTTCACTTCAAACGTCTGGAAAAAGGACATTTTCGGTGGCCAACGTCCGGTGAAGAACAGACCCTTGTGCTAACAGGTGAGGAATTGTCAATCCTATTAGGTGGGACAAGGGTGGCATTAAAGCTAAGGCGAGAAGAATTGCTGGGAAAAAGAATTACATAA
- the tnpA gene encoding IS66 family insertion sequence element accessory protein TnpA, protein MNTREIAAEYRLAHWAQIVRRKNESGLSIKAFCANEGFRENTYYYWQRKLREAACEQLTEIRTEHAKLPCLVPPGFAELKITDAPEKFPVHNDAKQSEIRIELGGMRIAADSAYPVEKIAALLGLFKQLC, encoded by the coding sequence ATGAATACTAGAGAAATTGCTGCGGAATACCGCCTGGCACACTGGGCACAGATCGTGCGCAGAAAAAATGAAAGCGGCCTTAGTATTAAAGCCTTCTGTGCAAACGAGGGATTCCGTGAAAACACCTACTACTATTGGCAAAGGAAGCTGCGAGAGGCTGCCTGTGAACAACTAACAGAAATTCGAACTGAGCACGCAAAGCTGCCTTGCCTAGTCCCACCAGGATTTGCCGAATTGAAAATTACAGACGCACCTGAAAAGTTTCCTGTCCACAACGATGCCAAACAGAGTGAAATCCGCATTGAACTTGGAGGAATGCGGATTGCTGCGGACAGCGCCTATCCGGTAGAAAAGATAGCCGCACTGCTTGGCCTGTTTAAACAGCTATGCTAA
- the istB gene encoding IS21-like element helper ATPase IstB, producing MNIMTVSHYLKELRLPAAAKALSDLLRETQDRDFNHLEFLSVLLRYELDQREENTVARRIKQARFPQVKNLETFDFSLIPSVSKTRILALTQGQYIEEKRHIIFMGNSGTGKTHLATALGLAACQQGRKVRFYQAARWVEELVTAREEHRLLKLEKEWMRDELVILDELGYIPFSKTGAELLFQFCSTRHELGSIIVTTNLDFEKWPEVFGDVRMTEALIDRLTHRADIHLMNGESYRFRETLQQRSIANTSQQLNNE from the coding sequence ATGAACATAATGACGGTTTCCCATTATCTAAAGGAGTTAAGACTGCCGGCAGCAGCCAAGGCACTGTCCGATCTGCTGCGGGAAACACAGGACAGGGATTTTAACCACTTGGAATTTTTAAGTGTTTTACTGCGATATGAACTAGACCAGCGAGAAGAAAACACCGTAGCCCGCAGGATAAAGCAGGCACGTTTTCCACAGGTTAAAAACCTGGAAACCTTTGACTTCAGTCTGATACCCAGTGTTAGCAAAACCCGTATATTGGCTTTAACCCAGGGCCAATACATAGAAGAAAAACGTCACATAATTTTCATGGGTAATTCCGGAACAGGAAAGACTCATTTAGCCACTGCCCTTGGCTTGGCTGCTTGTCAGCAAGGCCGCAAGGTAAGATTTTATCAAGCCGCCCGCTGGGTGGAGGAGTTAGTAACCGCCCGCGAAGAACACCGTTTACTAAAGCTGGAAAAGGAGTGGATGCGTGACGAACTGGTAATATTGGATGAACTTGGCTATATTCCATTTAGTAAAACCGGTGCTGAACTATTATTTCAGTTTTGCTCAACCAGGCATGAGCTTGGCAGCATCATTGTTACAACCAACCTGGACTTTGAAAAGTGGCCCGAGGTTTTTGGAGATGTGCGCATGACCGAGGCCTTGATTGATCGTTTAACCCACAGGGCTGATATCCATCTAATGAACGGCGAAAGCTATCGTTTTCGTGAAACCCTGCAGCAAAGATCCATAGCAAACACATCTCAACAACTTAATAATGAATAA
- the istA gene encoding IS21 family transposase — protein sequence MIKVDTYKYIKDLHIKERKSIRQISRETGLARQTIRKILYGSVEEVTRYKRKVSPPAPLKEQFLPIIREWIVENLNAPPKQRYTASRIFERLQEEKGFTGCDSTVRGWVREIKQQLNIERAETYVPLEHDPVGRAQCDWTPATVKINDRDINGDVFLIRFSNSKAFYVRFYPHQRQEAFFDAHEKAFAFFNGVPQSILYDNLKTAVKRMLVGRKREEQDAFIKFRAHHGFDSDFCNRAKGNEKGGVESLARYVKWHIFTPVPEFPTIDALNNWIEGRCRKLNTKPRGRNRQSFWEAFTLEQDKLLPLSVHTFDCCTRKEAKVNRFSLVQFDRNQYSVPTEYTGKMVTVKGYVDKIEIYYQQTKLATHERCYEAGKQKFRLEHYLKLLERKPRSVGQAKPVRQANLPAPFAQYHQAVQRIDPAEGDRRFVNVLLLLRRYPVHILSSALILALEQSRLLPAEVEQLADIIDRPPSKPESIARTPVSITPSQIAPTQLHRYASLLKGGVGA from the coding sequence ATGATCAAGGTGGACACTTATAAGTATATCAAAGATCTTCACATCAAGGAACGCAAATCAATAAGACAAATTTCTAGAGAAACTGGTCTTGCCCGGCAGACCATCCGCAAAATACTTTATGGTTCTGTGGAAGAGGTCACACGTTACAAACGAAAAGTTTCCCCACCCGCACCGCTTAAGGAACAGTTTTTACCAATTATCCGCGAATGGATAGTTGAAAACCTTAATGCTCCACCCAAACAACGTTACACCGCCAGCCGTATCTTTGAACGCCTTCAAGAAGAGAAAGGCTTTACCGGCTGTGATTCAACCGTCCGGGGCTGGGTCAGGGAAATTAAGCAACAACTGAATATCGAACGTGCCGAAACATATGTTCCCCTGGAACATGATCCGGTTGGCCGTGCCCAATGTGATTGGACTCCTGCCACGGTTAAAATCAACGACCGGGATATTAACGGCGATGTATTTCTAATACGCTTCAGCAACAGCAAAGCTTTCTACGTCAGATTTTATCCACATCAGAGGCAAGAAGCATTTTTCGATGCTCACGAAAAGGCGTTTGCATTTTTCAATGGGGTCCCGCAAAGCATTCTTTATGATAATCTAAAGACCGCCGTTAAACGTATGCTGGTAGGTCGTAAACGGGAAGAACAGGATGCTTTTATCAAGTTTCGCGCCCATCATGGTTTTGACAGTGACTTTTGTAACCGTGCCAAGGGTAATGAAAAAGGCGGCGTTGAGAGCTTGGCTCGCTATGTTAAGTGGCACATTTTTACACCGGTACCTGAATTTCCTACGATAGATGCCCTTAACAACTGGATCGAGGGACGCTGCCGGAAACTTAACACAAAACCAAGGGGCCGCAATCGGCAAAGTTTCTGGGAAGCCTTTACACTTGAACAGGACAAGCTGTTACCCCTCTCTGTTCATACATTTGACTGCTGCACTAGAAAAGAGGCAAAAGTAAACCGCTTTAGCCTGGTGCAGTTTGACCGAAACCAGTATTCTGTGCCCACTGAGTACACAGGTAAAATGGTTACCGTCAAAGGCTATGTAGATAAAATTGAAATCTACTATCAACAAACCAAGCTGGCTACCCATGAACGATGTTACGAGGCAGGCAAACAAAAGTTCCGGCTGGAACATTACCTAAAACTACTAGAAAGAAAACCTCGCTCTGTTGGCCAAGCCAAACCGGTACGGCAGGCTAATCTTCCCGCCCCCTTTGCCCAGTACCATCAGGCTGTACAGCGAATTGACCCGGCAGAAGGCGACCGGCGTTTTGTAAATGTATTGTTACTGCTGCGCCGCTATCCTGTCCACATATTAAGCAGCGCCTTAATTCTGGCACTGGAACAAAGCAGGCTGTTGCCGGCAGAGGTAGAACAATTGGCGGATATTATCGACAGGCCACCTTCAAAACCGGAAAGCATTGCCCGAACACCGGTAAGCATAACGCCAAGTCAAATAGCCCCTACCCAGCTGCACCGTTATGCCAGCTTGCTTAAAGGTGGTGTTGGGGCATGA
- a CDS encoding glycosyltransferase family 4 protein, producing MHKPVVWLINHYNVPPEYPASTRHYELAKELDAMGFSVVVWACSFVHVIKKYVVPEARKTFSLHIEQLPFAQWYWLWSSSYKLNNKYRIINMLLFSLHLFIRGLFVPKKPDIIIASSPHMFCPLAGLLLAKIRNTKYVLEVRDLWPDTLFDMKPGTGRITRAALLWMEKTLYRNSDVILGLTPGITRRLVEYKNVPAEKVSMIPNGIAQDTYPEVSQEEVETLKQSLGITNKFVIIYAGAHGPANALEQVIECAEIIKEYKDIVFLLVGDGQEREKLIFEVKRRKLENVLLIGPVHRKKLGTYIKSADLCLITLKDIPIFKTALPNKIFDYAYFNKPVLASVGGDLAQFITENKLGLSIEPENPKAMANKIILLYKEKSLLKKYCKDGYKLVINSFSRTKTARDLAQLLRKLI from the coding sequence ATGCATAAGCCTGTGGTCTGGCTTATAAATCATTATAATGTACCACCTGAGTACCCAGCCAGTACCCGACATTACGAACTAGCTAAAGAGTTGGATGCCATGGGTTTTTCAGTAGTTGTGTGGGCTTGCAGCTTTGTTCACGTTATTAAAAAATATGTAGTTCCAGAGGCTCGGAAGACCTTTAGCCTGCACATAGAACAACTACCTTTTGCTCAATGGTATTGGCTATGGAGTAGTTCTTACAAACTAAACAACAAATATAGAATTATTAATATGCTATTGTTTTCCTTACACCTGTTTATCAGGGGACTTTTTGTCCCCAAAAAACCTGATATAATTATAGCATCTTCACCACATATGTTTTGTCCTCTAGCTGGGCTACTGCTGGCTAAGATTAGAAATACTAAATATGTCTTAGAAGTTAGGGACCTCTGGCCGGATACCTTGTTTGACATGAAGCCCGGTACTGGTAGAATTACTCGAGCTGCCCTGTTGTGGATGGAAAAGACGTTATATAGGAACTCAGATGTAATATTAGGTTTGACACCTGGAATTACCAGAAGATTAGTAGAATATAAAAACGTTCCAGCAGAAAAAGTAAGCATGATACCAAACGGTATTGCCCAAGATACCTATCCAGAAGTGTCCCAGGAAGAAGTAGAAACACTAAAACAAAGCTTGGGGATAACTAACAAATTTGTTATCATTTATGCCGGGGCCCATGGCCCGGCCAATGCTTTAGAGCAAGTTATTGAATGTGCAGAGATTATTAAAGAGTATAAAGATATTGTTTTTTTATTAGTGGGAGACGGGCAGGAAAGAGAAAAGTTAATTTTTGAAGTAAAGAGGAGAAAGTTGGAAAATGTTTTATTAATTGGGCCGGTTCACCGAAAAAAACTTGGTACATATATAAAGAGTGCAGATTTATGTTTAATAACACTAAAGGATATACCAATCTTTAAAACGGCCTTACCAAATAAAATTTTTGATTATGCATATTTTAACAAACCAGTCTTAGCATCCGTGGGGGGAGATTTAGCTCAATTTATAACAGAAAACAAACTGGGATTATCTATAGAACCAGAAAATCCAAAGGCAATGGCAAACAAGATTATTTTACTCTATAAAGAAAAAAGCCTTTTAAAGAAATATTGCAAAGACGGCTATAAGTTGGTTATTAACAGTTTTTCAAGAACAAAAACTGCAAGGGACTTAGCGCAATTGCTTAGAAAATTAATATAA
- the asnB gene encoding asparagine synthase (glutamine-hydrolyzing), with protein sequence MCGFVGRLILNGENNHKDISRAGKLIYHRGPDEEGTYMDEKISLYFRRLSIIDLKTGHQPMSNDDGMLKIVFNGEIYNYKEIRKELLQKGCIFKTNSDTEVVLRAYEMFGKDVVNKLNGMFAFAIYDKTKHTLFLARDRMGIKPLYYFFNSEQFAFASEIKSLLMLPGITKKPNYQAIGYYLYYMYNPTDSTFFENIYKLMPGWYMVVYADGQVIKNKYWDIYYNYNYTRSEEETIYELRELIKDSVKLQLRADVPVGCHLSGGFDSSTVASIAAAYYPGKIKTFTGRFKEGQFFDESQYAKEVSKVSGTDYLEIVPTAEQFMEYIPKLIWHMDEPAMGPGLFPQAMVCRTAAEHVKVVLGGQGADEVFGGYSRYFLTIEGDSNAQPVPVWKRLQTRLMLVTSNLYRNGFADTARKVLKNVGGGPRNASERWKKYSTALDNQGLFTATLRNKIDGYDLDKGFYQYIEQASTTELFDKILYHDQKTYLPGLLQVEDRTSMAFSLESRVPLLDHRIVEYAATIPPSLKVKGWEPKYIFKQAIKGIIPEMVWQRTDKKGFPTPINAWFKGEVKPFLIQILLDQRTIKRGIFEKSKLQNLIYNSSDNSWNLWAMLNVELWFRIFIDDDQLLKNIALKKGK encoded by the coding sequence GTGTGTGGTTTTGTTGGACGCCTGATATTAAATGGAGAAAATAACCATAAAGATATTTCTCGGGCTGGTAAGTTAATATACCATAGGGGTCCGGACGAAGAAGGAACTTATATGGACGAAAAGATATCTTTATACTTCCGAAGATTAAGCATAATTGATTTGAAAACCGGACATCAGCCCATGTCCAATGATGATGGTATGCTTAAGATTGTATTTAACGGTGAAATTTACAACTACAAAGAAATTAGAAAAGAACTGTTGCAAAAAGGGTGTATTTTTAAAACAAATAGTGATACGGAAGTGGTTTTAAGAGCTTATGAGATGTTTGGAAAAGATGTTGTTAACAAGTTAAACGGAATGTTTGCTTTTGCAATTTATGATAAGACAAAGCATACCCTTTTTTTAGCAAGGGATCGAATGGGAATTAAACCATTGTACTATTTTTTTAATTCTGAACAATTTGCTTTTGCATCTGAAATTAAGAGTCTTTTAATGTTACCAGGAATAACTAAAAAACCAAACTATCAGGCCATTGGTTATTATCTATACTATATGTACAACCCCACTGATAGCACTTTTTTTGAAAATATCTATAAACTTATGCCTGGTTGGTACATGGTGGTTTATGCAGATGGCCAAGTGATTAAGAACAAATACTGGGATATTTATTACAACTATAATTACACACGATCGGAAGAGGAAACGATTTATGAGCTAAGGGAATTAATCAAGGACTCAGTTAAGCTCCAACTTAGAGCAGATGTACCCGTTGGTTGTCACTTGAGTGGGGGTTTTGACTCAAGTACAGTGGCCAGTATTGCTGCCGCTTACTACCCTGGTAAAATCAAAACCTTTACAGGAAGATTTAAAGAAGGCCAATTCTTTGATGAAAGCCAATATGCCAAAGAAGTGTCCAAAGTGTCCGGTACGGATTATCTTGAAATAGTACCCACTGCTGAGCAGTTTATGGAGTATATACCCAAACTAATTTGGCATATGGATGAACCAGCCATGGGTCCGGGCCTATTTCCCCAGGCCATGGTTTGTCGAACAGCAGCGGAACATGTTAAGGTGGTATTAGGAGGGCAAGGGGCCGACGAAGTTTTTGGTGGATATTCAAGATATTTCTTGACTATTGAAGGAGATTCAAACGCACAGCCCGTTCCTGTCTGGAAAAGGTTACAAACACGCTTAATGTTAGTAACCTCAAACCTATATAGAAATGGTTTTGCTGATACAGCAAGGAAAGTATTAAAGAATGTCGGCGGAGGGCCTAGGAACGCCAGTGAGAGATGGAAGAAATACTCAACAGCATTAGACAACCAGGGGTTATTTACAGCAACATTAAGGAATAAGATCGATGGTTATGATTTAGATAAGGGGTTTTACCAGTATATTGAGCAAGCAAGTACCACTGAACTATTTGATAAAATTCTATATCATGATCAAAAAACCTATTTGCCAGGCCTGTTGCAAGTAGAAGACAGAACTAGTATGGCTTTTTCCCTTGAATCTAGAGTGCCGCTACTTGACCATCGCATTGTTGAATATGCTGCGACAATACCACCATCATTAAAGGTAAAGGGTTGGGAGCCTAAATATATTTTTAAACAAGCTATTAAAGGCATAATCCCTGAAATGGTTTGGCAAAGAACAGACAAAAAAGGGTTCCCTACTCCTATTAATGCTTGGTTTAAGGGAGAAGTCAAACCTTTCTTAATACAAATTCTTTTAGACCAAAGAACTATTAAACGAGGTATATTTGAAAAATCTAAATTACAAAATTTGATCTATAATAGTTCCGATAACAGTTGGAACCTTTGGGCCATGTTAAACGTGGAATTGTGGTTTAGAATTTTCATAGATGACGACCAATTGTTGAAGAATATCGCTCTAAAAAAGGGAAAATAA
- a CDS encoding IS3 family transposase (programmed frameshift), giving the protein MKRFDKQFKLEAVAMVLEQERSVPVVAKELGIHVNTLYKWINQFENHKEDAFPGSGNLLPENEEIRRLKKMIADLQEENAILKKGHGHLCKTPEVAYRFIVQHRFSFRVEKMCQVFKVSRSGFYAWLKREESSRAKQNKELLKEIHNVYKLSRGTYGSPRVTKALKNQGITCSRNRVARLMRDYGIFAKTKRRYKATTNSKHSYPVAPNLLNQNFSANQPNQVWVADITYIPTDEGWLYLAAIKDLYNRKIVGWAMDKTMTRQLVLDALNQAVMRYRPLAGLIHHSDRGSQYASYEYQQALRGYGIITSMSRKGNCYDNASMESFFGTIKRELIYGSRYRTRAEARHAIFEYIEVFYNRIRLHSSLGYMSPVEYEQAKNAA; this is encoded by the exons ATGAAACGTTTTGATAAACAATTTAAATTAGAAGCTGTTGCTATGGTACTTGAGCAAGAACGTTCAGTACCAGTTGTTGCTAAGGAACTTGGTATCCATGTAAATACTCTTTACAAGTGGATTAACCAATTTGAAAATCATAAGGAAGATGCTTTCCCGGGCAGTGGAAACCTTCTACCAGAAAACGAGGAAATTAGGCGTTTAAAGAAGATGATTGCTGATCTACAGGAGGAAAACGCCATTCTAAAAAAGG GCCACGGCCATCTTTGCAAAACACCAGAAGTAGCTTACAGATTTATTGTTCAGCACCGCTTCAGCTTTCGGGTGGAAAAGATGTGCCAAGTGTTTAAGGTCTCCCGAAGCGGATTTTATGCCTGGCTCAAAAGAGAAGAAAGTAGCCGAGCAAAACAAAATAAAGAGCTGCTGAAGGAAATCCATAATGTGTATAAACTTTCCCGAGGTACTTACGGTAGCCCGAGGGTAACTAAAGCACTTAAGAACCAAGGTATTACTTGCAGTAGAAACAGGGTAGCCCGTTTGATGCGGGATTATGGTATCTTTGCCAAAACCAAAAGGAGATACAAGGCTACCACTAATTCAAAGCACAGTTATCCGGTAGCCCCGAACCTACTGAATCAAAACTTTTCAGCTAACCAACCAAATCAGGTCTGGGTAGCCGATATTACATACATCCCTACTGATGAAGGTTGGCTTTATCTGGCAGCCATCAAGGATTTGTATAATAGGAAGATTGTAGGGTGGGCTATGGATAAAACAATGACTCGTCAGTTAGTATTGGATGCCCTTAACCAAGCAGTAATGAGATATCGCCCCTTAGCAGGTCTAATACACCATTCGGATCGTGGCAGTCAGTACGCCAGTTATGAGTATCAACAAGCATTAAGGGGTTATGGGATAATTACAAGCATGAGCCGTAAAGGCAATTGCTACGATAATGCAAGTATGGAATCTTTTTTTGGGACCATTAAGCGAGAACTAATTTATGGTAGCCGATATAGAACCAGAGCAGAAGCACGGCATGCAATTTTTGAGTACATCGAAGTATTCTACAATCGAATACGCCTACATTCATCACTAGGTTACATGTCTCCGGTAGAATACGAGCAAGCCAAAAACGCTGCATAA
- a CDS encoding stalk domain-containing protein has translation MRIIITSIIFALCFFFQQPIAKAETTKCVSFTIGNNEYKINNISYTMDTTPYISEGRVFVPLRILAYSLGVSENNVNWHPENQIININHENIQIEIKVGKKQISINGETRDIDVETEYSKKTGRVYLPARYIAEALGYKVHWHEDKIIISERVNSVSIEDVISINKFVNGLLKYGKGLGGQVPAKELISYGEGHCGDFCYLMMRELAKKGIEARIVGVTSTFKNANHSRVEVKIDGKWYTFDPTFNVYYNYSIQEMIDNPELSKTVVGNFDKSNSYMSPLFFKNASSILYYYDIDNRDHKIIGEGTEILSNVNYLTNYELDKAFDGDIKTYAVPNSYGFPQVIEIKFDKQQQFYRLKIFWESLENSGKNFSIEYYDQQQDKYKVLVERKNCSNFTSEHIFEYVSEKEIKTNMIKIVVHDTFGQPRFLIREVMLFE, from the coding sequence ATGAGAATAATAATAACATCTATTATATTTGCTCTTTGTTTTTTTTTTCAACAGCCAATTGCTAAAGCCGAGACAACTAAATGCGTATCATTTACTATTGGAAACAATGAATATAAAATTAATAATATTAGTTACACTATGGATACAACACCATATATTAGTGAGGGAAGAGTTTTTGTTCCGCTTAGAATTCTAGCCTATTCATTGGGGGTATCGGAGAATAATGTTAATTGGCATCCCGAAAACCAGATCATAAATATTAACCATGAAAATATTCAAATAGAAATTAAAGTAGGCAAAAAGCAAATAAGTATTAATGGTGAGACAAGAGATATTGATGTAGAAACTGAATATAGTAAAAAAACAGGACGAGTATATCTTCCAGCTAGGTATATTGCAGAGGCTTTAGGCTATAAAGTACATTGGCATGAAGACAAAATAATTATTTCGGAACGGGTGAATTCTGTTTCAATTGAAGATGTGATAAGTATAAATAAATTTGTAAATGGACTATTAAAATATGGTAAAGGACTGGGCGGGCAAGTACCAGCTAAAGAACTTATTTCCTACGGAGAGGGTCACTGTGGAGATTTTTGTTATTTAATGATGAGAGAATTAGCAAAGAAAGGAATTGAAGCTAGAATTGTAGGAGTAACTAGTACTTTTAAGAATGCTAACCATAGCAGAGTCGAAGTTAAGATAGATGGGAAGTGGTATACATTTGATCCAACATTTAATGTATATTACAACTATAGTATACAAGAAATGATAGACAATCCAGAACTATCAAAAACAGTAGTAGGAAATTTTGATAAAAGTAACTCTTATATGAGTCCTTTATTTTTTAAAAACGCATCTTCAATACTTTATTATTATGATATAGATAATAGAGACCATAAAATAATAGGAGAAGGCACGGAAATATTATCTAATGTAAACTATCTAACTAATTATGAATTAGATAAAGCTTTTGATGGCGATATAAAAACTTATGCAGTTCCAAATTCTTATGGATTTCCCCAGGTTATAGAAATAAAGTTTGATAAACAACAACAATTCTATCGTCTTAAAATCTTTTGGGAATCCTTAGAGAATAGTGGGAAAAATTTTTCTATTGAATATTATGACCAGCAACAGGATAAATATAAAGTTTTGGTAGAGAGGAAGAATTGTTCGAATTTTACCTCGGAACATATTTTTGAATACGTAAGTGAGAAGGAAATAAAAACAAACATGATAAAAATAGTAGTCCATGATACTTTTGGCCAACCAAGATTTCTTATTAGAGAAGTTATGTTGTTTGAATAA
- the asnB gene encoding asparagine synthase (glutamine-hydrolyzing), translating to MLLETLVFTGLQNCKRLNYLELQKQLLELGYMFETNSDTEVLLKSYQAFGLDFLDKIDGMFAFALVDFTKNKLYLVRDRLGIKPLYYHVNTSSITFASEIKALIKSGAVSAEIDPFGLCDYIHIQLYTQNHTLFKGVKSIRPGAFLSVDLANYTIVEHVYWDLPQEEAKLDYDEAILNLRERIFEAVKLWCRADVPISAYVSGGLDSSSVATIAKQFLNKKVQANLHTFSSIFPEARFQDERPYSDAVAKHIGSEHHRVILPKEEIIKAHDDLLYVLDMPIAGYSAPYRIMSKIVRQHTRVVLTGHGGDELFCGYPKYIAAVLSKEISDSISGSNRVVNSSNIKYLVGFERQARQILGKSVFGDEKQIIKSLFFRTEELWQYVNPEFRSAVGDYSVSDSLLNMCSNRTTGYLKKLLYLDAKVLLPGLLHVEDRTSMIENLESRTPLLDRKVVEFAGQVPEAFLLRDGLKGMIRKAMEPVLPRMVSANPSKSGTMYPATELFDKELADLIHKDFMLLDKTGLFIKPVHEILSESQELINKRVTWAIWSLGAWIRAFKIF from the coding sequence ATGCTCCTAGAAACCTTGGTATTTACGGGATTACAAAATTGCAAAAGGCTCAATTACTTAGAGCTGCAAAAGCAACTATTAGAATTAGGTTATATGTTTGAAACAAACTCTGATACTGAAGTGCTTCTCAAAAGCTATCAGGCCTTTGGCTTAGATTTTTTGGACAAAATCGATGGCATGTTTGCCTTTGCCTTGGTTGATTTCACAAAGAATAAGTTATATTTAGTAAGGGATCGTCTGGGTATAAAACCCTTATATTATCACGTAAATACTTCTTCTATTACTTTTGCCAGTGAGATTAAAGCATTAATAAAATCAGGTGCTGTGTCTGCTGAGATAGACCCATTTGGCCTGTGTGATTATATTCACATTCAATTATACACGCAGAACCATACCCTTTTTAAGGGTGTAAAGTCGATCAGACCCGGGGCGTTTCTTTCTGTGGATTTAGCAAACTATACGATTGTTGAGCATGTTTATTGGGATTTACCACAAGAAGAAGCAAAACTAGACTATGATGAGGCAATTCTTAATTTAAGAGAACGTATATTTGAAGCAGTTAAGCTTTGGTGCCGTGCAGATGTACCTATATCAGCGTATGTAAGTGGGGGACTCGATAGTTCTTCTGTGGCCACCATTGCTAAGCAATTTTTAAATAAAAAAGTGCAAGCCAATTTACATACTTTTTCAAGTATTTTTCCCGAAGCTAGGTTCCAAGATGAACGTCCTTATTCCGATGCTGTAGCAAAACATATTGGCTCAGAACATCACCGGGTTATATTACCTAAAGAAGAGATTATAAAGGCACATGATGACCTTTTATATGTTCTAGATATGCCAATTGCAGGATATTCAGCACCTTACCGAATTATGTCAAAAATAGTTCGACAGCATACCCGTGTTGTCCTGACAGGACACGGGGGGGATGAGCTCTTTTGTGGTTATCCTAAATATATTGCCGCGGTATTAAGTAAAGAGATTAGTGATAGCATAAGCGGCAGCAATAGGGTAGTTAATAGTAGTAATATTAAATATCTAGTAGGTTTTGAAAGACAAGCAAGACAGATTCTAGGGAAAAGTGTATTTGGCGATGAGAAACAAATAATTAAGAGCCTTTTCTTCAGAACTGAAGAATTATGGCAATATGTAAATCCAGAATTTCGTAGTGCGGTAGGAGACTACAGTGTATCAGACTCACTCTTAAATATGTGCTCCAACAGAACAACTGGATATCTGAAAAAACTACTTTACCTTGACGCTAAGGTATTGCTTCCAGGTTTACTGCATGTTGAAGATAGAACATCAATGATTGAAAATCTGGAATCAAGAACACCACTCCTCGACAGGAAAGTTGTTGAATTTGCAGGGCAAGTACCTGAGGCTTTTCTACTTAGGGATGGACTAAAGGGAATGATAAGGAAAGCAATGGAACCTGTGCTTCCTAGAATGGTATCTGCTAACCCGTCTAAATCAGGTACTATGTATCCAGCAACGGAACTTTTTGATAAGGAACTAGCTGATCTAATACATAAAGATTTTATGTTATTGGATAAAACGGGCTTATTTATAAAGCCAGTACATGAGATCCTTAGCGAGAGTCAAGAATTAATCAACAAACGAGTTACATGGGCTATTTGGAGTTTAGGGGCATGGATAAGAGCTTTTAAAATTTTTTAG